The sequence below is a genomic window from Hyalangium ruber.
TGTACTCGGGCGGCAACCTGGTCCAGTTCGAGGAGTTCACCCAGTTCCGGGGCGAGAACGTCCTCTACGTGGGCGATCACATCTACGGTGACATCCTCAAGTCGAAGAAGTCCTCGCTGTGGCGCACGTGCATGGTGGTGCAGGAGATCGAGGACGAGATCACCTACACCGACTCGCGGCGAGAGGAGATCTCCCGGCTCTCGGAAGTGGAGCTCACCCGCGCGCGGCTGGATGACGAGGTGAACTTCATCAAGACGTCGCTCAACAGCGTGGAGCGGCGAATGGAGCGCGCCGAGCCGGGGAGCGCCGAGCGGGCGCGGCTCGAGGAGGAGCGCAAGCAGCTCAAGCTGGAGCTGGACACGGTGCGCAAGGCGCTCAAGGAGTCGATGGAGATCGCCGACACGCTGGAGCAGGACGTGGAGGAGGGCTTCAACCCGTACTGGGGGCTGCTGTTCAAGGAGGGCAACGAGAACAGCCGCTTCGGCTACCAGGTGGAGCAGTACGCGTGCCTCTACACGAGCCGCGTCTCCAACTTCCTGCACTACTCGCCGATGCAGTACTACCGCTCGCCCCGCGACCTCATGCCGCACGAGCAGGCCGGCGCGCTGTCCGGAAAGCTCTCTCCGCTCGGCAGCGAAGGCCCGCCGAAGGGCTCGGGCAAGGAGTGAAGCGCCGCTGTCCTCCAACGTAGGTGTCACTCCCCTTCTCTCGGGAAGATCCCGAAAAACCCGCTCGACTCAAGTCACTCTGGACTCTGGGTCGGCGGGCCAAGGCCCCGAAAGCGGAGGAAGCGACATGGTGCAGAGACAGTGCGTCCCTGACCGTACGGGTGGAATGGGAAACGGTCGCAAGCGGCTGCTGGCGGCGCTGGTGGCGCTGGCGGTGAGCGGTGGGTGCAGCGCCACGGGCTCGGAGGACGAGCGCAGCGGGCGGAACACGGGGAACCTGGGGGATGCGGACTGCGAGGTCATCCCACCCTTCACCCCCAACTTCGAGCCGGAGCTGGCCTGGGAGTGGACCGGGAGCGCGCTGGCCCCCGAGTTCAAGCAGGTGATCATGACGCCCATCGTCGTGGAGGTGAACGGCGACGGCATCCCCGACATCGTCTTCAGCACCTTCGCCGGCAACGAGTTGAACGACGGCGTGCTGCGCGCCATCAGCGGCGATGACGGGCACGACTTGTGGGCGGTGACGAATCCCTCCCACAGCGTCAAGGCCGGCGCGAGCATCGCCGCGGGCGACATCGACGGTGACGGGCTGGTGGAGATCTGTGGCATCCCCTTCAACGGGCGCGGAATCATCTGTTACGAGAACGACGGCACCTTCAAGTTCCGCTCGGCCGAGGACGCCTACGACTACAACGAGTGGGGCGGCCCCTCGCTGGCGGACCTCGATGGTGATGGCACCGTGGAGATCCTCGACGGCAACCGCGTCTACAGCAACACGGGCGCGCTGAAGTGGGTGGGCTCCGACGGCATGGGCGGCGCCCAGTACACCGGCCCCGTCTCCTTCGGCGCCGACATCGACCAGGACGGCACGCAGGAACTCGTCAACGGTCGCTCCATCTACAAGGCGGACGGCACGCTGCTGTGCGCCAACACGGACATCCCCCATGGCACGGCCGCCGTGGGCAACTTCGACGGCGACACCCAGGGGGAGATCGTCGTGGCGGGCAACGGCAAGGTGAGCCTGCTGGATGACAACTGCGCCCTGAAGTGGACTGCCACCATCCCCGGCGGCTGCGCGGATGGCTGCGGCGGCGCGCCCATCCTCGCGGACGTGGACAGCGACGGTCTGCCCGAGGTCGCCGTGAGCGGCGACAGGGCGTTCAGCGTCTTCGATACCAACGGCACGCTCAAGTGGACGAGCACCATCCAGGACTGGAGCTCGGGCAAGGCCAGCGCCGCCGTCTTCGACTTCGAGGATGACGGCCAGGTCGAGCTGGTGTTCGCCGACGAGGTGTCGCTGCGCATCTACAACGGCGCCACCGGCCAGGTGCGCTTCGAGACGCGCCACAGCTCGGCCACCACGCACGAAAACCCGGTCATCGCCGATGTGGACGGCGATTTCGCCGCCGACCTCGTGGTGGCCACCAACAACACCGCCTATCCGCCCTACAACGGCATCCGCGTGTACCACGACCGGCTCGAGGGCTGGGCGCGCACCCGCCGCATCTGGAACCAGTCGGCCTACTCCATCACCAACGTCAACAACGACGGCTCCATCCCCGCCCACCCCGTGAGCCACTGGCTGCGGCCCAAGCTCAACAGCTTCCACGGCAACGCGGCCAACTACCTGGGCGAGGGCGACAACCCCTATGCCGCCGTCGATCTCATCGCCGCCAACGTGACGGCCTCGTGCGGTGACGGGGAGTTCAGCGGCGTGCTGCAGCTCAGCGCCCAGGTGACGAACCAGGGCGGCGTCGGCGTGGCCGCGGGCGTGAAGGTGTCCTTCTATCGTGGCAACCCGGCCTCGGGCGGCACCCTGCTCGGCACCGCCACCCTCGCCGAGGCGATCCCCGCCAACGGCAGCGTCCTGGCTTCGCTCACCCTGGGCACGGTCCCCGCCGGGTCGGCCGAGGTCTTCGTCGTGGTGGATGACAATGGCTCGGGCACCGGCCGCGAGACCGAGTGCCGCGAGGACAACAACACCGCCTCCGCCACGGTGGATCTCACCTGCTCACCGGCCAATGTGCCGCCGGTGGCGCTCTGCCAGAACGTCACGGTCAACGCCGATGCCCAGTGCCAGGCCAGCGCCAGCGTGGACAACGGCAGCCACGATCCCGACCAGCAGCCCGGGCCGTTCTCCGTCTCCCAGTCGCCCAACGGGCCCTTCGGCCTGGGCAGCCACAACGTCACGCTGACGGCCAACGACGGCGCCGATTCCGCGCAGTGCGTGGGCACCGTCACCGTGGTGGACACCACGAAGCCCGCCGTGAGCTGCCCTCCCGCACGCGTCATCAACACCTGCGCCGCGGCGGGGAGCCCGGTCCACTACGAGACGCCCTCCAGCGACAACTGCGGCGAGGCGCCCGTCTCCTGCTCGCACCCCTCGGGCTCCACGTTCCCGCCGGGCACCACGGCGGTCTCCTGCTCCGCCACGGATGGCTCCGGCAACGCGTCCACCTGCGGGTTCGACGTGACGGTGGTCGGCGACACCACGCCCCCCACCATCACCTGCCCCGTCTCCCTGGATGCCCGCATCCGCCTGGGAGAGATCGGCCTCGTCCTCGACTTCACGGCCAGCGCCACGGATGACTGCGGCACCCCGCAGATGCGGTGCATTCCTCCTCCGGGCTCGCTCT
It includes:
- a CDS encoding HYR domain-containing protein; this translates as MGNGRKRLLAALVALAVSGGCSATGSEDERSGRNTGNLGDADCEVIPPFTPNFEPELAWEWTGSALAPEFKQVIMTPIVVEVNGDGIPDIVFSTFAGNELNDGVLRAISGDDGHDLWAVTNPSHSVKAGASIAAGDIDGDGLVEICGIPFNGRGIICYENDGTFKFRSAEDAYDYNEWGGPSLADLDGDGTVEILDGNRVYSNTGALKWVGSDGMGGAQYTGPVSFGADIDQDGTQELVNGRSIYKADGTLLCANTDIPHGTAAVGNFDGDTQGEIVVAGNGKVSLLDDNCALKWTATIPGGCADGCGGAPILADVDSDGLPEVAVSGDRAFSVFDTNGTLKWTSTIQDWSSGKASAAVFDFEDDGQVELVFADEVSLRIYNGATGQVRFETRHSSATTHENPVIADVDGDFAADLVVATNNTAYPPYNGIRVYHDRLEGWARTRRIWNQSAYSITNVNNDGSIPAHPVSHWLRPKLNSFHGNAANYLGEGDNPYAAVDLIAANVTASCGDGEFSGVLQLSAQVTNQGGVGVAAGVKVSFYRGNPASGGTLLGTATLAEAIPANGSVLASLTLGTVPAGSAEVFVVVDDNGSGTGRETECREDNNTASATVDLTCSPANVPPVALCQNVTVNADAQCQASASVDNGSHDPDQQPGPFSVSQSPNGPFGLGSHNVTLTANDGADSAQCVGTVTVVDTTKPAVSCPPARVINTCAAAGSPVHYETPSSDNCGEAPVSCSHPSGSTFPPGTTAVSCSATDGSGNASTCGFDVTVVGDTTPPTITCPVSLDARIRLGEIGLVLDFTASATDDCGTPQMRCIPPPGSLFLLGLTPVACTATDAAGNSASCHFGIRVSVDLSLP